Proteins from one Syntrophaceae bacterium genomic window:
- a CDS encoding DUF128 domain-containing protein → MVSPFTTPADVERKTLMILRILHEAGQPVGSRLISRRMQDRGLPSSERAVRYHFKLMDERGLTRLIGKRDGRVITDKGIEEIGRARVRDKVGLANSRIEILAFQTTFEPETGRGLLPVNISLLSEETFPDALRIMEPVFNAGYTVSRRVAVAGPGQRLAGLLVPEGRVGLATVCSIVVNGVLLKNGIPMDSKFGGILQVKNRHPLRFVELIHYSGSSLDPSEVFIRGKMTSVRSVVDEGEGMILANFREIPAPCLPLMERRLAGLARADIGGILVKGDISEPVCQTPVEMNRVGIVLIGGLNPVACVGEAGLDVDNRAMSAVMEYGEMEPFDQILKRHQGRPTNRKKAEPRRSREGTPGRKQNQEH, encoded by the coding sequence ATGGTTTCACCGTTCACCACACCTGCCGATGTCGAGCGCAAGACCCTGATGATTCTCCGCATCCTTCACGAGGCGGGTCAGCCTGTGGGTTCGCGTCTCATCTCGCGGCGGATGCAGGATCGCGGTCTCCCCTCGAGCGAGCGGGCCGTCCGTTATCACTTCAAGCTCATGGACGAGCGGGGGCTGACAAGGCTGATCGGCAAACGGGATGGGCGAGTCATTACGGACAAGGGCATCGAAGAGATCGGCAGAGCCCGGGTCCGTGACAAGGTGGGGCTGGCCAATTCCCGCATCGAGATTCTGGCCTTCCAGACCACGTTCGAGCCGGAAACCGGCCGGGGGCTCCTGCCGGTGAACATCTCGCTCCTGTCGGAGGAGACATTTCCCGACGCACTCCGGATCATGGAACCGGTGTTCAACGCGGGTTACACGGTCAGCCGGCGCGTGGCCGTGGCCGGGCCGGGACAGCGCCTCGCCGGACTCCTTGTCCCCGAGGGGCGCGTAGGGCTGGCCACGGTGTGCAGCATCGTGGTCAACGGCGTTCTCCTGAAGAACGGCATTCCCATGGACTCCAAATTCGGCGGCATCCTGCAGGTGAAAAACCGCCACCCTCTCCGGTTTGTGGAGCTGATTCATTACTCCGGGTCGTCCCTGGACCCCTCGGAGGTCTTCATCCGGGGGAAGATGACCTCCGTCCGGAGCGTCGTCGACGAGGGTGAAGGAATGATCCTGGCCAATTTCCGGGAGATCCCGGCACCCTGCCTGCCCCTGATGGAGAGGCGGCTGGCCGGGCTGGCCCGGGCGGACATCGGCGGGATCCTCGTGAAGGGTGATATCAGCGAGCCCGTCTGCCAGACTCCCGTGGAGATGAACCGGGTCGGAATCGTTCTCATCGGTGGCCTCAATCCGGTGGCCTGCGTCGGGGAAGCGGGTCTGGACGTGGATAACCGCGCCATGTCCGCGGTCATGGAGTATGGGGAGATGGAACCATTCGACCAGATCCTGAAGCGTCACCAGGGCCGGCCGACCAACAGAAAAAAAGCAGAACCGCGGCGCTCCCGGGAAGGAACGCCGGGTAGAAAACAAAATCAAGAACATTAA
- a CDS encoding aminopeptidase produces the protein MLTDVQLERYADVLLWGLETARKEKFRKGDIVLIQYDAPALPLAELLYARILERGMFPVQRMGLTFRMERMFYEKSSGRQLSFIAPGERELLERVNGRIFLRAPESLTHLKEIDPLRIGKVLVARKSLKDILDRREEEGHYSWTLCTYPTKELAIQAKTAPKTYEKEIVRACWLDEEEPARKWDWIHREIGHIKTWLGGLPVKSFRIESASMDLTVTPGEQRKWVGISGHNIPSYEIFISPDWHGTEGTYYANLPSYRSGNYVEGVRLTFRKGVAVGIQADSGEEFARKQLAMDRGASRVGEFSLTDRRFSRIGRFMADTLFDENHGGAFGNCHVAVGSSYSDTYSGNPAELTKEKKKDLGLNDSALHWDLVNTEDKTVTARLKTGKSLVVYEGGVFKV, from the coding sequence ATGCTGACGGATGTCCAGTTGGAGCGGTATGCAGATGTCCTTCTGTGGGGGCTGGAAACCGCCCGGAAGGAGAAATTCCGGAAGGGAGACATCGTCCTGATCCAGTATGACGCACCGGCATTGCCTCTGGCGGAGCTTTTGTACGCCCGCATCCTGGAGCGGGGGATGTTCCCCGTGCAGCGGATGGGCCTGACGTTTCGCATGGAGCGGATGTTCTACGAGAAATCGTCCGGACGCCAGCTGTCCTTTATCGCTCCGGGGGAGCGGGAGCTCCTGGAGCGGGTCAACGGCCGGATTTTCCTGCGGGCTCCCGAATCGCTGACGCACCTGAAGGAGATCGATCCCCTCCGGATCGGCAAGGTCCTCGTGGCCCGCAAATCCCTGAAGGATATTTTGGACCGCCGGGAGGAGGAAGGGCATTACAGCTGGACCCTCTGCACGTATCCCACAAAGGAACTGGCGATCCAGGCGAAGACGGCGCCGAAGACCTATGAGAAGGAGATCGTCCGGGCCTGCTGGCTCGATGAGGAAGAGCCCGCCCGGAAATGGGACTGGATTCACCGGGAGATCGGCCACATCAAGACGTGGCTGGGCGGCCTGCCCGTGAAATCGTTCCGCATCGAGTCGGCAAGCATGGATCTGACCGTCACGCCGGGGGAGCAGCGGAAATGGGTGGGCATCTCGGGGCATAACATCCCAAGCTATGAGATCTTTATTTCCCCGGACTGGCATGGAACCGAGGGGACGTACTACGCCAACCTGCCATCCTACCGCAGCGGAAACTACGTGGAGGGCGTGCGTCTAACTTTCCGGAAGGGCGTTGCCGTCGGCATTCAGGCCGATTCAGGAGAGGAATTCGCCCGGAAGCAGCTGGCCATGGACCGGGGAGCGAGCCGGGTGGGCGAGTTCTCCCTGACGGATCGCCGGTTTTCCCGGATCGGCCGCTTCATGGCGGATACGCTCTTCGACGAGAACCACGGAGGGGCCTTCGGAAACTGCCATGTGGCTGTCGGTTCGTCCTATTCGGACACCTATTCGGGAAATCCGGCGGAACTGACGAAGGAGAAGAAGAAGGACCTGGGGCTGAACGACTCGGCCCTCCACTGGGACCTGGTGAACACGGAGGACAAAACCGTAACGGCGAGGCTGAAGACGGGGAAGTCTCTGGTTGTTTACGAGGGGGGGGTCTTCAAGGTCTGA
- a CDS encoding amidophosphoribosyltransferase — translation MEDEIRDNCGVFGIVSRGPCVYDIFNGLDFIQHRGQEYCGIATHDGKIHQVTHHGKAGVSFTAQDLEYLKGNRGIGHVSLWERQPMSWQSRVGDISLAFSGNVINADELIGELKRQGHSFYRSYNIEVIAKIIMESDDILSGLCNLAERIRGAYALVILSAEGIYATRDVYGFRPLMLGKDEGRTVVCSESRAVVNLEMDIIRDVKPGEIVLIDNQGVVQSLKQLPSPRKAYCAFEWAYTASIDSVMDGLYVQEARNNLGRSLARRDREEGGLEADLVAPVPMSGIGHAVGYHQESGLPYQEVFLYNRYADRSYTQSTQDARKKMAKRKLSVLRYAVAGKRIIICDDSIVRGTQILYKVMDLKEAGAREVHVRIACPPLMYPCDFGISTRSSEELAARHFFRSGDIDSLDKLRELEQWVADEIGADSVKYNSTAAFVAALGLPRADLCLKCFDGAMPLSD, via the coding sequence ATGGAAGACGAAATTCGCGACAATTGCGGCGTGTTCGGGATCGTATCCCGGGGACCCTGCGTATATGATATCTTCAACGGCCTGGATTTCATCCAGCACCGGGGCCAGGAATACTGCGGCATTGCCACGCACGACGGGAAGATCCACCAGGTCACCCACCATGGCAAGGCCGGGGTTTCCTTCACCGCGCAGGACCTGGAATACCTGAAGGGCAACCGGGGGATCGGCCACGTCAGCCTCTGGGAGCGGCAGCCCATGAGCTGGCAGTCCCGGGTGGGCGACATCTCCCTGGCATTCAGCGGCAATGTCATCAATGCCGATGAACTCATCGGCGAGCTGAAGCGGCAGGGTCACTCCTTCTATCGAAGCTACAACATCGAGGTGATCGCCAAGATCATCATGGAGTCCGACGATATTCTGTCGGGCCTCTGCAACCTGGCGGAGAGAATCCGGGGCGCGTACGCCCTGGTCATCCTGTCGGCGGAGGGGATCTATGCCACCCGGGACGTCTACGGCTTTCGGCCCCTCATGCTCGGCAAGGACGAGGGACGAACCGTCGTCTGCTCCGAATCGCGGGCCGTCGTGAACCTGGAGATGGACATCATCCGGGATGTGAAGCCCGGGGAGATCGTTCTGATCGACAACCAGGGCGTCGTCCAGAGCCTCAAGCAGCTTCCCTCCCCCCGGAAGGCTTACTGCGCCTTCGAATGGGCCTATACGGCCAGCATCGATTCCGTCATGGACGGGCTTTATGTCCAGGAGGCCCGGAACAATCTCGGCCGCAGCCTCGCCCGGCGAGACCGCGAAGAGGGCGGACTGGAGGCGGACCTCGTCGCCCCCGTTCCCATGTCCGGCATCGGACACGCCGTCGGATATCACCAGGAATCCGGCCTCCCCTATCAGGAGGTGTTCCTCTACAACCGCTATGCCGACCGGAGCTACACCCAATCCACCCAGGACGCGCGGAAGAAAATGGCCAAGCGCAAGCTCTCCGTCCTGCGGTATGCCGTGGCGGGAAAGCGGATCATCATCTGCGACGACTCCATCGTCCGGGGAACCCAGATCCTCTATAAAGTGATGGATCTGAAGGAGGCCGGGGCCAGGGAGGTCCACGTGCGGATTGCCTGCCCGCCCCTGATGTACCCCTGCGACTTCGGCATCTCCACGCGTTCCTCCGAGGAACTGGCGGCGCGCCATTTCTTCCGGTCGGGAGACATCGACTCGCTCGACAAGCTGCGGGAGCTGGAACAGTGGGTGGCCGACGAGATCGGCGCCGATTCGGTCAAGTACAACAGCACCGCCGCCTTTGTCGCCGCTCTGGGATTGCCCCGGGCGGACCTGTGCCTGAAGTGCTTCGACGGAGCCATGCCGCTCTCCGACTGA